AGAAGCAGGTTGAGAAAGCCGGAATTTTGTCCGAGCTGAAAAAACGTCAGCACTACGAAAAGCCCAGCGTGCAGAAGAAGAAAAAGAAAGCTGCCGCTAAGAAAAGACTTGCTAAAAAAATGCGTAAAATTCGCAGCATGTAGTTATGAGTCTGTCACAACAAATAGACAAAGACTACATTGAGGCCTATAAGGCTAAATTGACGGTTAAAGTAGCCGTCTTGAGGCACCTCAAGACGGCTATTAAAAACCGCATGGTCGAAGAAAGGTCCGATAGTCTTCCCGATGATGTCGTTCTTGATCTTATCGCCAAACAGGTCAAGCAACGTAAGGATTCCTTTGATCAATACATCAAAGCAGGCAGAGAGGATTTGGCCCAGGTAGAGGCTGAAGAGCTCACTGCCCTTGAAACCTATCTCCCCCAATCGTTGTCTGATGAAGAACTGGAAGCTGCTATCGAGAAAGCCATTGCTGATCTCGGAGCGTCTTCCATTGCCGACATGGGCAAGGTGATGCAAGCCGTTCTTGGTACGCACAAAGGGCAGGTTGACGGCAAAAAAGCCAGCGGACTGGTCAAGTCCAAGCTTTCCTAACTTTCCAACCAAACGGCTCATAGATGGAATCCAGAACATTCCACGTATTGGAGTTCCCCAAAATTCTTGGGGCACTGTCCGGTTTCGCTGTTTCCGAGCCCGGCGCTTCGTCGTGCCTTGAAATCCAACCATATCCAACAGTTGAAGAGGTCTGTAACGCTGGAGCACTCTTTGAGGAAGCTGCGGCATGGGTGGGAGAATCCGGGTTCAAACTTCGCCCATTCCCAGAAATGGACGGCATATTTCCGCATCTTGAAAGCGACAAGACAGTCCTTGATCAAGATGCTCTTTTTGCCCTCAAGCTCATTCTGGAGATGGCAAAAAACGCTCGAGAGTCCTTGGAACGATTTGAGGAAAGGGAATGGCATACGCTTACTGAAGCTTTATTCGCTCATGCGTGGCCTCAGAAAACCGTTTCCGGCATAAGCCGTTGTCTGGATGCTGACGGACAGATAAAAGACGAAAGTTCGCCTGACCTGTTGGCTGTTCGTCAAGAAATCCGTTCCATTCATCAACGGTGCACCAAACGGGTCAAAGATTTTATTATTCAGGAAAACATGACTTCGGCCATGCAGGACGAATTCATGACGGTTTCTTCTGATAGATATGTCTTGCCCATCAAAGCGAACTACAAGAACAAAACCAAAGGTATAATTCACGATTATTCACAAACAGGTGAGACCTGCTACTTTGAACCAATGTTCCTTGTGGAGACCAATAACCGGCTCCAAGAATTAAAACGAGAAGAGCGGGAGGAAGAATATAAAATCCTACTGTTTCTGACGGAACTTGTTCGTAGCGAATTTGAAGAAGTCTATGAATCATACCAGGGGCTTGTATCTCTCGATGTCCTCATGGCAAAAGTGGAGCTTGCCCGATCCTACAATGGACGCACTATTGAGGTCGTTGAAAATGGGGCGCCTCACCTTATCAAGGCGCGACATCCACTTCTGGCCCTGACCGATGACTCCGTGCAGCCCCTCAGCATTGAGTTGCTGGAAGGCCAAAAAGCTATGATTGTCAGCGGTGGCAATGCTGGCGGAAAAACCGTCTGCCTGAAAACCGTTGGCCTTATAGGGTTAATGGCATTTGCCGGTTTGCCGGTTCCAGTAGCAGAAGGCAGCCGACTGCCTTTTTGGTCTGAAGTTTTTGTCATCATGGGTGATGAACAAAGCCTTGAAGAAAATGTTTCGACCTTTACCGCACAAATTCAATATCTAAAAAGAGTGTGGGATCAGGTCGACAGCCAGTCGCTTTTCATTCTTGATGAATTTGGTGCAGGCACAGATCCGACGCAGGGCGCTGCCCTGGCTCAAGCCGTTATTGACTCGTTGGTCGAACGACAGGCCACGACCTTTACCGCGACGCATTTCCCGGCTTTGAAAGCATATGCGATGGCCAATGAATCCGTTCGGGCTGCTAGTGTCTTGTTTGATCCTGGCACTAAGCGTCCGCTATTTAAGCTTGCATATGACCAGGTTGGCGCGTCCATTGCCTTGGATGTGGCCAAAGAACACGGTCTGCCTCCAGAGATTTTGTCTCGTGCAGAAAAATATCTTCTTCTGGATGGCTCCGACACTACCTCGGTGTTGGATCGTCTCAATGCCATGGCGGTTAAAAAAGAAGATGAATTGGATGCCATAGAAAAAGAACGCGGCAGGATTGAACAGAAACGGGCTAAATTAGAAGCTAATTTTGAAAAAGAGCGTTCCAAACTCCTCAAAAACATCGAAAATCGTGCTCAGGACGTGGTCAAGCAATGGCAAGCCGATAAACTTGGCCGCAAGGAAGCACGAAAAAAACTGGCACAAGTCCGCATGCAAGTTGAAGAAATTGGGGAGACTCGAAAAAAGACTCACACCTTTTCCTTTGTGGATATTGTCCCGGGCAAAAAAGTATCGTATTTGGCTTGGAACAAATCGGGCACAGTGCTTGAAATTAACGAAAAGAAAAAACAAGCCAAAGTCGATATCAACGGAGTTGCCATGTGGGTCAAGGCAGAACACCTTGGACCGGTGGGTAATACTCAGAAAAGCACCGCCAAAGGAACCAAAGCTGTAGCCGTGACGCCAAGTGACCTCGTCGTGGAGGTTGACATCAGAGGCAATAGAGCCGATGTGGCCATCAGCGAACTGGAAAGAGCGATCGACAGAGCATTGCTTAAAGGTGCCGGTAAAATGGAGATTGTCCATGGCCGGGGCACAGGAGCACTCCGACGCGAAGTACATGAATTTTTAAAATATTATCCTGCGGTAGAAAAATTTTCCTTGGCACCCGAAGATCGGGGTGGGGATGGTATGACCGAAGTGACACTCAAGTAATGCTAAGTTTGGAGGCGTTTTAGTGGACAGAAGTGGTGTTGAGGCCGTCAAGGCCCGTATCAACATTTCGGACATAGTACGCCGTTACGTAGACCTGAAACCAGTATCTGGCCGATGGATGGGGGCGTGTCCTTTCCATCAGGAGACCAAACCTTCCATGTCAGTTAATGACGACGAAGGGTTCTTCTATTGTTTCGGCTGTCAGGCTTCGGGCGATGTCATTGATTTTTATGGACGTATAAACGGCCTCGAATTTCGGGAGTCCCTGGAACAACTGGCTGCCGAAGCCGGAATTGAACTTTCCCATGTCCCTCACGATCCACATGCCGCTGAGCGTAAAGCACGCAAGCAAAAACTCATCGACATGCACCATGAATCAAGTGAGTGGTTTCAGCGAAACTTGGGTATGGCTACCGGAGATCATGCCAGAAAATATCTGATGAATCGGGGCATGACTCAGGAGATGATTGAAAAATTCGGCCTTGGCTATAGTCCTGACGATTGGCACGGTTTGGACAATTTTCTCAAGACAAAAGGCAGAACATCTGAAGAAGGTGTCGAAGCGGGCCTTTTGTCAAAAAACGATAAAGGCAATATTTACGACAGGTTCCGTGGAAGACTGATTTTTCCGATACATAATTTATCGGGTCGGGTTATTGCCTTTGGCGGCAGAATAATTACAGATGGAGAACCAAAGTACCTGAACAGCTCGGATACGCCTATTTATAAGAAGGGCGACCACTTGTACGGGTTGAATTTGGCACGGTCTACCATGACC
The genomic region above belongs to uncultured Pseudodesulfovibrio sp. and contains:
- the rpsU gene encoding 30S ribosomal protein S21 is translated as MPGVYFDENDNFDISLRRFKKQVEKAGILSELKKRQHYEKPSVQKKKKKAAAKKRLAKKMRKIRSM
- a CDS encoding GatB/YqeY domain-containing protein; translation: MSLSQQIDKDYIEAYKAKLTVKVAVLRHLKTAIKNRMVEERSDSLPDDVVLDLIAKQVKQRKDSFDQYIKAGREDLAQVEAEELTALETYLPQSLSDEELEAAIEKAIADLGASSIADMGKVMQAVLGTHKGQVDGKKASGLVKSKLS
- a CDS encoding Smr/MutS family protein, which translates into the protein MQDEFMTVSSDRYVLPIKANYKNKTKGIIHDYSQTGETCYFEPMFLVETNNRLQELKREEREEEYKILLFLTELVRSEFEEVYESYQGLVSLDVLMAKVELARSYNGRTIEVVENGAPHLIKARHPLLALTDDSVQPLSIELLEGQKAMIVSGGNAGGKTVCLKTVGLIGLMAFAGLPVPVAEGSRLPFWSEVFVIMGDEQSLEENVSTFTAQIQYLKRVWDQVDSQSLFILDEFGAGTDPTQGAALAQAVIDSLVERQATTFTATHFPALKAYAMANESVRAASVLFDPGTKRPLFKLAYDQVGASIALDVAKEHGLPPEILSRAEKYLLLDGSDTTSVLDRLNAMAVKKEDELDAIEKERGRIEQKRAKLEANFEKERSKLLKNIENRAQDVVKQWQADKLGRKEARKKLAQVRMQVEEIGETRKKTHTFSFVDIVPGKKVSYLAWNKSGTVLEINEKKKQAKVDINGVAMWVKAEHLGPVGNTQKSTAKGTKAVAVTPSDLVVEVDIRGNRADVAISELERAIDRALLKGAGKMEIVHGRGTGALRREVHEFLKYYPAVEKFSLAPEDRGGDGMTEVTLK